The Podospora bellae-mahoneyi strain CBS 112042 chromosome 7, whole genome shotgun sequence genome includes a window with the following:
- a CDS encoding hypothetical protein (EggNog:ENOG503PQHZ), translated as MAQQFESQPLSDIGDSDNDLDSLFGDGLDPGTDLSSLLFEEVTSDPAIQLQPSSSSPPATSSEPRCELTLPRVQEEPVSQLTLPVVPDPLGPPLSLQDGHTSGGLVVSSTRYPHNDPPSTGTAVSGELEFLLSDAHVDLATDADWQAELQKLSEVDWAGLNQDHHVNAPTDAPEDVHQMIPTSYGENMEDSPVISIQQVHGLRYSTTASNSMVKLPRRVDEETQLAKIWEYITLRRNQKYEELYSLLELPVGEGKYLKKDLHQYLEAEQLAEVIQRIRCEKRLNGAHTKMFVVKLAYQILAKEGWGARWFGAGNANASARTRTLFWPEDSTTLLFYFAMFVYRVQDNLKSRITQQNSLARRKRDDTSRTATPSVGQPQVSTPETECQFDTTPTTSRPCTPPDQRAPAMQTLWDSADLAVSAQRAQRSAQLPSPPTGESSPIPIRQVFETAPPEPEIPPQNGQSFFASLVSEVTINKKRKRAQALAGLQDPDIYEVEIPPNAKLTYRVFVKDGADSSDLVDTPFEFKHTDSIISEGAFDGLMASFEQAQYRRPHMWIQTPYGRRMITTSEEWDQAVLLIYNLRRAGGVVEMDVFV; from the exons ATGGCCCAGCAATTTGAATCTCAACCTCTCTCCGACATTGGAGATAGCGACAACGACTTGGATTCGCTTTTTGGCGACGGCCTTGATCCCGGGACGGACCTCTCTTCACTTTTATTCGAAGAAGTCACCTCGGACCCCGCCATCCAACTACagccatcctcgtcgtcaccaccggcgACTTCATCAGAGCCCCGATGCGAGCTCACTCTGCCAAGGGTACAAGAAGAGCCTGTTTCTCAGCTCACTTTGCCCGTTGTCCCTGATCCGCTTGGTCCCCCTTTATCGCTCCAAGATGGACACACTTCAGGTGGCCTCGTGGTTAGTAGCACCCGATATCCTCACAATGACCCTCCTAGTACCGGTACTGCGGTATCAGGAGAGCTCGAGTTCCTGCTCAGCGACGCTCACGTGGACCTGGCTACGGATGCGGACTGGCAGGCCGAACTCCAGAAGCTCTCGGAGGTCGACTGGGCGGGTCTAAATCAAGATCACCATGTTAATGCCCCTACAGATGCGCCGGAAGATGTCCATCAGATGATCCCAACATCCTATGGGGAGAATATGGAAGATTCTCCTGTCATTTCTATTCAACAGGTTCACGGCCTTCGCTATTCGACCACTGCATCAAACAGCATGGTCAAGCTGCCGCGCCGCGTGGACGAGGAAACCCAGCTTGCAAAAATCTGGGAATACATCACCCTTA GACGAAACCAGAAATACGAAGAGCTCTACAGTCTGCTTGAGCTGCCCGTGGGTGAAGGCAAATACTTGAAGAAGGACCTGCACCAGTATCTTGAGGCCGAGCAACTTGCCGAAGTCATTCAACGCATAAGGTGTGAGAAAAGGCTTAACGGCGCACACACCAAGATGTTTGTGGTGAAGCTGGCATACCAAATACTGGCGAAAGAAGGCTGGGGTGCACGTTGGTTTGGGGCTGGGAATGCGAATGCAAGTGCCAGAACCAGAACTCTGTTTTGGCCCGAGGACTCGACAACCCTTCTGTTCTACTTCGCCATGTTTGTCTACCGCGTTCAGGACAACCTCAAATCCAGAATCACTCAGCAAAATAGCCTTGCACGCCGGAAGAGGGACGACACATCGCGGACAGCCACACCTTCGGTTGGTCAACCACAAGTCAGCACCCCGGAGACAGAGTGCCAGTTTGATACCACTCCTACCACCTCGCGACCGTGCACTCCCCCAGACCAACGGGCTCCTGCTATGCAGACCTTGTGGGACAGTGCCGACCTCGCTGTATCAGCGCAGAGAGCTCAGCGCTCAGCTCAgctcccctctccacctACAGGAGAGTCATCTCCTATCCCGATTCGCCAGGTTTTCGAAACAGCACCACCCGAGCCAGAAATTCCACCGCAAAACGGCCAGTCTTTCTTTGCCTCTCTGGTGAGTGAGGTGACCATCAACAAAAAGCGCAAGCGGGCCCAAGCCCTGGCCGGGCTTCAGGATCCAGATATATATGAGGTTGAGATCCCGCCCAACGCCAAGCTCACCTACCGCGTCTTTGTCAAAGATGGAGCCGATAGCAGCGACCTGGTCGACACCCCCTTTGAGTTCAAGCACACCGACTCGATAATATCAGAAGGTGCCTTTGACGGGCTGATGGCGTCGTTTGAGCAAGCGCAGTATAGAAGACCGCACATGTGGATACAGACGCCGtatgggaggaggatgattaCCACGTCGGAGGAATGGGATCAGGCTGTCTTGCTGATTTATAATCTGAGGAGGGCTGGAggtgtggtggagatggatgtttttgtttga
- the CGR1_2 gene encoding rRNA-processing protein cgr1 (COG:P; COG:T; EggNog:ENOG503NXSG), with amino-acid sequence MSSEFQVWEVKTPYLNLHCGLGEGPYYEPATQTVRFVDIKNKKLHTVSINDPADLVTLSFDEPVTVTADIAGVDPKDKILIGAKQGLAVLDRKTGEYEYISKMEGEGLDRIRSNDGAVDPQGRFWMGSMTDFGKGDFRPEGSLLRFTQTSPPQLALTSLTIPNSVGWSPDQRTMYFTHSNAREVLAWDYDPSPSPSPSSVVTLSNKRIFYQHVGSGEPDGFRVDVEGNIWHAVYGESRVLKLSPEGKLIGEVRLPTRNITCVEFVGEELFITTAGDDGAAEGEESKVNGGALFRVDVGVRGVGHDLFRL; translated from the exons aTGTCCTCCGAATTCCAAGTCTGGGAGGTAAAAACCCCCTACCTTAACCTCCACTGCGGCCTCGGCGAAGGACCCTACTACGAACCCGCCACCCAAACCGTCCGCTTCGTCgacatcaagaacaagaagcttCACACCGTCTCCATCAACGACCCCGCCGATCTCGTCACCCTTTCTTTCGACGAgcccgtcaccgtcaccgctGACATTGCGGGCGTCGACCCCAAGGACAAGATCCTGATTGGAGCCAAGCAGGGGCTCGCGGTCCTGGACAGGAAGACGGGGGAGTACGAGTACATCTccaagatggagggggagggcctGGATAGGATCAGGAGCAATGACGGGGCGGTCGATCCTCAGGGGAGGTTCTGGATGGGGAGCATGACTGattttgggaagggggatttCCGGCCTGAGG gctccctcctccgcttcacccaaacctcccccccgcaactcgccctcacctccctcacaatCCCAAACTCTGTCGGCTGGTCCCCCGACCAGAGGACAATGTACTTTACCCACTCCAACGCGCGCGAGGTCCTGGCTTGGGATtacgacccctccccctccccctccccttcttctgtcgtcaccctctccaacaaacGCATCTTTTACCAGCACGTCGGGAGCGGTGAACCTGACGGGTTtagggttgatgttgaaggtaACATCTGGCATGCCGTCTATGGCGAGTCCCGCGTTTTGAAGCTGAGCCCGGAGGGGAAGTTAattggggaggtgaggttgccTACCAGAAACATCACCTGTGTGGAGTTTGTGGGCGAGGAGTTGTTCATTACTACTGCTGGGGATGACGGTgctgctgagggggaggagagcaaggtCAATGGGGGGGCGTTGTTtagggttgatgttggggttaGGGGGGTGGGGCATGATTTGTTTAGGTTGTAG
- a CDS encoding hypothetical protein (EggNog:ENOG503P5BD), with amino-acid sequence MSQGGPAPPPSSRPSSQSPATDTNTSPQHRQQHLGQQDAPRTQSSHNPSGATVVEGNERGWQPGNRPSGVHNILNPAGSQPTPAEGSPQPTMGPTLQYGTTQGSPSRPYTIPGQSGASTPRATHAQTHPTASPAGGSSSAERGSPSSVHPYPFTARRILTPKSPRVASLSRAALRTVEPQLANLPAPTPRTSSQTNDLSMLVGPPLGAPSPYPGSHAPTRPTSGLSRSLSQPSLSHGHPMAHPRELAHPAPLKREHSGQPVFPGSPYGTPTMSSRGLPASNSHGDGRWGPGPMGTLPPAGSATRSLQISEGQTLLTITPRHGEEIVVPVDVHQASKQADEKRQRNAGASARFRQRKKEREREQQQGLQKLESRNRELERKADELEKRCQELQIERDHYRNDRNRLRDIVARTAGISEWAEGPPSPSTSRVPAPYPTAGDSRSHTPHQQPMPVSHAHSQSHSHPYPHPHPAVHPLQHPHPHPHVRPSAYGEPSMLEPPLRRRRTDSEPQMPTSSFALSTPTTLPPIAGASAFGIPPSPHITPPPGPSRLPPLRFEPQPGGTSSTTPSPAPSGPPSLPPTLPQSLPPQSITPYPPQYHRKSSYETAGWATEPRPSEGGPR; translated from the coding sequence ATGTCGCAGGGGGggccagcacctcccccttcttctcgtccttcttcGCAATCGCCAGCGACAGACACCAACACCTCTCCAcaacaccgacaacaacatctCGGTCAACAAGATGCTCCCAGAACACAGTCGTCCCATAACCCCAGCGGAGCAACGGTAGTCGAAGGAAACGAAAGAGGCTGGCAGCCAGGAAACCGACCCTCTGGCGTACACAACATCCTTAATCCAGCAGGCTCACAACCTACTCCTGCCGAAGGCAGCCCCCAACCAACAATGGGGCCAACTCTTCAATATGGGACAACACAGGGCTCGCCTTCACGTCCTTATACCATCCCAGGACAGAGTGGGGCTTCCACACCAAGGGCAACTCACGCGCAGACACATCCGACAGCATCTCCGGCCGGTGGTTCCTCTTCGGCCGAGAGGGGCTCACCTTCATCTGTCCATCCCTATCCTTTTACTGCGAGACGGATACTGACCCCAAAGTCCCCGAGAGTTGCAAGCCTTAGCAGGGCTGCTCTGCGAACAGTAGAACCCCAGCTCGCAAATTTACCGGCCCCTACTCCGAGAACTTCGTCTCAGACAAATGACCTTTCCATGCTCGTCGGTCCTCCGTTGGGAGCTCCGTCGCCCTACCCCGGCTCCCACGCCCCCACGCGGCCGACCTCTGGGCTTTCTCGATCACTCTCACAACCCAGTCTGAGCCACGGCCACCCAATGGCCCACCCCCGAGAACTAGCACACCCAGCTCCCCTCAAACGTGAACACAGCGGGCAGCCAGTCTTTCCAGGCTCACCATATGGGACACCAACCATGTCAAGCAGGGGACTGCCGGCATCCAATTCTCATGGTGATGGGCGATGGGGGCCAGGGCCCATGGGCACACTTCCGCCAGCAGGCTCAGCAACTCGAAGCTTGCAGATTTCGGAAGGCCAGACTCTATTAACAATCACACCGAGGCATGGAGAGGAGATTGTGGTTCCGGTGGACGTTCACCAAGCGTCGAAGCAGGCGGATGAGAAGAGACAACGAAACGCGGGGGCTTCAGCGAGATTCAGACAgcgcaagaaggagagggagagagaacaGCAACAGGGGCTACAAAAGTTGGAGTCGAGAAACCGGGAGTTGGAAAGGAAGGCGGATGAGCTTGAGAAGCGGTGCCAGGAGCTACAAATTGAGCGTGACCACTACAGGAATGACCGAAATCGTCTGCGAGATATCGTTGCCCGAACGGCTGGTATTAGCGAGTGGGCGGAAGGACCGCCGAGCCCGTCTACGTCAAGAGTCCCAGCACCCTATCCAACGGCAGGAGATAGCAGGTCACATACACCACACCAACAGCCGATGCCAGTATCGCACGCGCACTCACAGTCACACTCTCACCCataccctcaccctcaccctgCTGTTcaccctcttcaacatccccaCCCGCATCCTCATGTGCGCCCGAGCGCCTACGGGGAACCATCTATGCTCGAGCCGCCCCtgagaaggcgaagaacAGATTCCGAACCTCAGATGCCCACATCATCCTTTGCCCTGTCCACACCGACTACCCTGCCACCCATCGCTGGTGCTTCTGCGTTTGGAATCCCACCGTCTCCCCATATTACACCACCCCCGGGACCTTCACGACTACCCCCTCTTCGATTCGAGCCCCAGCCGGGAGGaacttcctcgacgacaccATCACCTGCCCCCAGCGGCCCTCCCTCTCTGCCACCGACACTACCCCagtccctcccccctcaatcGATCACACCATACCCGCCTCAATACCACCGAAAGAGCTCGTACGAAACCGCCGGTTGGGCTACCGAGCCACGACCTTCTGAGGGAGGACCGAGGTGA